The proteins below come from a single Pararge aegeria chromosome 23, ilParAegt1.1, whole genome shotgun sequence genomic window:
- the LOC120634247 gene encoding lysyl oxidase homolog 2: MYSKILVILLGIVVITCKDLNETDRATRAAFIQRLLNKRKSLEGRVKLLGGSNKFEGNVYIYHAGRWGAVCDDSWDDAAAHVVCGGLNMTGIATHGGQFGTAVEKYWMDDVVCEGDERSLSHCIFSGWGSSDCDENEAAGVICAEVTANAIPSNLKKKPTKRLHEVLDIGTSIRLVGGKSSAEGRVEIYHNSRWGSICPDGWTLYEASAVCRHLALGYAEQAHQTDYFGSSKIILSGIHCQGNETNLFMCKHQAIGDVACPGEVGHVAAVVCTRQLADLLLDTTAIQRSAHLQDVPMFQLQCAMEENCLSKSAYEIQKINPNWQFETRRLLRFTASSLNIGNAEFRPYLPKHLWQWHLCHMHYHSMEVFATFDILNGSGRRVAEGHKASFCLEDNTCMPGVEKKYSCKNYGDQGVSVNCSDIYQYNVDCQWVDVTDVEPGDYTFKVAVNPHARIAEQTYHNNAASCILRLTETYALVYDCKLLRP; encoded by the exons ATGTATTCTAAAATATTAGTTATACTCCTAGGAATAgttgtgataacctgtaaagatttaaatgaaactgATAGGGCGACCAGAGCAGCGTTTATACAGAGGTTGCTGAATAAGCGAAAGTCTTTAGAAGGAAGAGTAAAACTTCTCGGAGGATCAAACAAGTTTGAAG GTAACGTCTACATTTATCACGCTGGTCGCTGGGGAGCAGTATGCGATGACTCTTGGGACGACGCGGCTGCACACGTGGTATGCGGTGGGCTTAATATGACTGGTATTGCCACTCATGGTGGCCAGTTCGGAACAGCTGTTG AAAAGTATTGGATGGACGATGTTGTTTGCGAAGGTGATGAAAGATCTCTGTCACACTGTATCTTCTCCGGTTGGGGTTCATCGgattgtgatgaaaatgaagcaGCAGGAGTCATATGTGCTGAAGTAACTGCCAATGCTATTCCCAGTAATCTAAAGAAGAAACCGACGAAGCGTTTACACGAAGTGCTGGATATTGGGACCAGTATAAGACTAGTAGGTGGCAAAAGTAGTGCTGAAGGTAGAGTTGAG ATATACCACAACAGTCGTTGGGGTAGCATTTGCCCTGATGGCTGGACATTATACGAGGCTTCGGCTGTTTGCCGTCACCTGGCTCTTGGTTACGCTGAGCAAGCCCACCAAACTGATTACTTCGGCAGCTCCAAGATTATCCTCAGCGGGATACATTGCCAGGGGAATGAAACTAACCTCTTCATGTGCAAGCATCAGGCTATTGGTGATGTGGCATGTCCTGGTGAAGTTG GTCACGTAGCCGCTGTGGTCTGCACCAGACAGTTAGCCGATTTGCTTCTGGACACAACGGCCATTCAAAGGTCTGCCCATCTACAAGATGTACCGATGTTTCAGCTTCAATGCGCTATGGAAGAAAATTGTCTTAGCAAGTCTGCTTACGAG ATACAGAAAATAAATCCCAACTGGCAGTTTGAAACTCGTCGCCTGCTGCGATTTACGGCTTCTTCATTGAACATTGGCAATGCGGAATTTAGGCCCTACCTACCGAAGCATCTGTGGCAATGGCATCTTTGTCATAT GCATTACCACAGTATGGAAGTTTTCGCTACGTTTGATATACTGAACGGTAGTGGCCGAAGGGTAGCCGAGGGCCATAAGGCCTCTTTCTGCTTGGAGGACAACACATGCATGCCGGGCGTGGAGAAGAAATACTCCTGCAAGAACTATGGAGATCAAG GTGTATCAGTGAACTGTTCAGATATATACCAGTACAACGTCGACTGCCAGTGGGTAGATGTGACTGATGTCGAACCTGGAGACTATACATTCAAG GTGGCAGTGAATCCACACGCACGTATCGCCGAGCAGACCTACCACAACAACGCCGCGTCATGTATACTCCGCCTTACGGAGACATACGCTTTGGTTTACGACTGTAAACTTCTGAGGCCCTAG